In one window of Macadamia integrifolia cultivar HAES 741 chromosome 2, SCU_Mint_v3, whole genome shotgun sequence DNA:
- the LOC122070066 gene encoding YTH domain-containing protein ECT4-like isoform X1 — MAGEKKVEKTKVKADSKHVPLADLDEKDVASGKDGNPSDSTSSVFSSGDATSSIKGGTEQQPVADQGVYYPTASCYGYYYPGYNGAYPEWDDRSYFNADGSEVTYQGMQSDNGSLVYYVPGYNPYVSGPLMGVDGQCVGQQPFFTSSGYLQPPVAYGSEAMPPYSWDSIFVGDALNGSAPGVTGPKANSSSSAPIPVVKSKDLKSIKTNGSAVPLDSKSRLSTASSNFSKSALPNQNLKAFNKVLPQLGSNFQSAGFGKGFDPMRKFSSFSNQGQGFFPQNGGMNYRPNGRTWAGSDRFKLIDNFYQTRQFEPSRELNCGPRAQKFGPLNSTAEKDNVGLTVPSDRFNLQDFKTTFENAKFFVIKSYNEDDIHKSIKYDVWSSTPNGNKKLDAAFHDAETKSSETSTKCPVFLFFSVNGSGQFVGVAEMIGKVDFKKDMDFWQLDKWNGFFPVKWHIIKDVPNSQLRHIILENNDNKPVTYSRDTQEIGLKQGLEMLTIFKNFPIKTSMLDDFNFYEERERTLHTRKGNKPSSSPEMEVYRNDGLTPKHLEAGVKKVELASTKAKRNSDPKTSLVALTKNLSLNSQMPKRSAGKDSIKESNISIVTARPQG, encoded by the exons ATGGCTGGTGAGAAGAAAGTGGAGAAAA CTAAGGTGAAGGCAGATTCAAAGCATGTTCCTTTGGCTGATTTGGATGAGAAAGATGTG GCTTCTGGAAAAGATGGAAACCCATCTGATTCGACTTCTTCCGTATTCTCATCAGGTGATGCTACGTCTAGCATCAAAGGTGGGACGGAGCAACAGCCGGTTGCAGATCAAGGTGTTTACTATCCAACCGCTAGTTGTTATGGTTACTACTACCCAG GGTACAATGGGGCATACCCTGAATGGGATGACCGTAGCTATTTTAATGCAGATGGTTCAGAGGTGACATACCAA GGTATGCAATCGGACAATGGTTCTCTTGTTTATTATGTGCCTGGATATAACCCATATGTTTCAGGGCCTTTGATGGGTGTTGATGGGCAATGTGTTGGTCAACAACCATTCTTTACTTCATCGGGATATCTCCAGCCTCCTGTTGCCTATGGTTCAGAAGCAATGCCACCTTACTCATGGGATTCAATATTCGTTGGGGATGCCCTGAATGGATCTGCACCTGGAGTCACAGGTCCAAAGGCTAATTCTTCTAGTTCAGCTCCTATCCCCGTGGTGAAATCAAAAGACTTGAAGTCTATAAAGACAAATGGTTCTGCAGTTCCGTTGGATTCGAAGTCACGTCTTTCTACAGCCTCATCAAACTTCTCTAAATCAGCTCttccaaatcaaaatctcaAAGCCTTCAATAAG GTGCTGCCCCAGTTGGGTTCTAATTTTCAATCAGCTGGGTTTGGGAAAGGTTTTGATCCTATGAGAAAGTTCTCTTCATTCTCTAACCAAGGGCAAGGTTTCTTCCCGCAAAATGGTGGCATGAACTACAGACCAAATGGCCGGACCTGGGCTGGCAGCGACAGATTTAAGCTTATAGACAATTTTTATCAGACTAGACAGTTTGAACCCTCTAGGGAGCTAAACTGTGGACCTAGGGCACAAAAATTTGGTCCTTTGAACTCAACAGCTGAGAAGGATAATGTGGGTCTCACTGTTCCAAGCGATAGATTTAATCTCCAAGATTTTAAGACGACATTTGAGAATGCAAAATTCTTTGTCATAAAGTCCTACAATGAAGATGATATTCATAAGAGTATCAAGTATGATGTGTGGTCAAGTACTCCAAATGGAAATAAGAAGCTGGATGCAGCATTTCATGATGCAGAGACAAAATCGAGCGAGACAAGCACAAAGTGTcctgttttccttttcttctcg GTAAATGGAAGTGGGCAGTTTGTAGGCGTTGCTGAAATGATTGGGAAGGTAGATTTCAAGAAAGACATGGACTTTTGGCAACTGGACAAGTGGAATGGATTCTTTCCTGTAAAGTGGCACATAATAAAGGATGTCCCCAATAGTCAGTTGCGGCACATCATACTTGAGAACAATGATAACAAACCTGTGACATATAGTAGAGATACACAGGAG ATAGGATTGAAACAAGGCTTAGAAATGCTAACCATTTTCAAGAATTTTCCAATTAAAACCTCAATGTTGGATGATTTTAACTTCTATGAAGAGCGGGAGAGGACACTGCATACCAGGAAGGGCAATAAGCCCTCATCATCTCCGGAGATGGAGGTGTACAGGAACGATGGTCTAACG CCGAAGCATTTGGAAGCAGGAGTCAAGAAAGTTGAACTTGCGTCAACAAAGGCCAAGAGAAATTCTGATCCCAAGACATCTCTCGTTGCCCTCACAAAAAATCTCTCGCTCAATTCACAAATGCCAAAAAGAAGTGCTGGAAAGGATTCAATTAAAGAGTCAAACATATCTATCGTCACTGCTAGACCGCAGGGTTAG
- the LOC122070066 gene encoding YTH domain-containing protein ECT4-like isoform X2: protein MAGEKKVEKTKVKADSKHVPLADLDEKDVASGKDGNPSDSTSSVFSSGDATSSIKGGTEQQPVADQGVYYPTASCYGYYYPGYNGAYPEWDDRSYFNADGSEVTYQGPLMGVDGQCVGQQPFFTSSGYLQPPVAYGSEAMPPYSWDSIFVGDALNGSAPGVTGPKANSSSSAPIPVVKSKDLKSIKTNGSAVPLDSKSRLSTASSNFSKSALPNQNLKAFNKVLPQLGSNFQSAGFGKGFDPMRKFSSFSNQGQGFFPQNGGMNYRPNGRTWAGSDRFKLIDNFYQTRQFEPSRELNCGPRAQKFGPLNSTAEKDNVGLTVPSDRFNLQDFKTTFENAKFFVIKSYNEDDIHKSIKYDVWSSTPNGNKKLDAAFHDAETKSSETSTKCPVFLFFSVNGSGQFVGVAEMIGKVDFKKDMDFWQLDKWNGFFPVKWHIIKDVPNSQLRHIILENNDNKPVTYSRDTQEIGLKQGLEMLTIFKNFPIKTSMLDDFNFYEERERTLHTRKGNKPSSSPEMEVYRNDGLTPKHLEAGVKKVELASTKAKRNSDPKTSLVALTKNLSLNSQMPKRSAGKDSIKESNISIVTARPQG from the exons ATGGCTGGTGAGAAGAAAGTGGAGAAAA CTAAGGTGAAGGCAGATTCAAAGCATGTTCCTTTGGCTGATTTGGATGAGAAAGATGTG GCTTCTGGAAAAGATGGAAACCCATCTGATTCGACTTCTTCCGTATTCTCATCAGGTGATGCTACGTCTAGCATCAAAGGTGGGACGGAGCAACAGCCGGTTGCAGATCAAGGTGTTTACTATCCAACCGCTAGTTGTTATGGTTACTACTACCCAG GGTACAATGGGGCATACCCTGAATGGGATGACCGTAGCTATTTTAATGCAGATGGTTCAGAGGTGACATACCA AGGGCCTTTGATGGGTGTTGATGGGCAATGTGTTGGTCAACAACCATTCTTTACTTCATCGGGATATCTCCAGCCTCCTGTTGCCTATGGTTCAGAAGCAATGCCACCTTACTCATGGGATTCAATATTCGTTGGGGATGCCCTGAATGGATCTGCACCTGGAGTCACAGGTCCAAAGGCTAATTCTTCTAGTTCAGCTCCTATCCCCGTGGTGAAATCAAAAGACTTGAAGTCTATAAAGACAAATGGTTCTGCAGTTCCGTTGGATTCGAAGTCACGTCTTTCTACAGCCTCATCAAACTTCTCTAAATCAGCTCttccaaatcaaaatctcaAAGCCTTCAATAAG GTGCTGCCCCAGTTGGGTTCTAATTTTCAATCAGCTGGGTTTGGGAAAGGTTTTGATCCTATGAGAAAGTTCTCTTCATTCTCTAACCAAGGGCAAGGTTTCTTCCCGCAAAATGGTGGCATGAACTACAGACCAAATGGCCGGACCTGGGCTGGCAGCGACAGATTTAAGCTTATAGACAATTTTTATCAGACTAGACAGTTTGAACCCTCTAGGGAGCTAAACTGTGGACCTAGGGCACAAAAATTTGGTCCTTTGAACTCAACAGCTGAGAAGGATAATGTGGGTCTCACTGTTCCAAGCGATAGATTTAATCTCCAAGATTTTAAGACGACATTTGAGAATGCAAAATTCTTTGTCATAAAGTCCTACAATGAAGATGATATTCATAAGAGTATCAAGTATGATGTGTGGTCAAGTACTCCAAATGGAAATAAGAAGCTGGATGCAGCATTTCATGATGCAGAGACAAAATCGAGCGAGACAAGCACAAAGTGTcctgttttccttttcttctcg GTAAATGGAAGTGGGCAGTTTGTAGGCGTTGCTGAAATGATTGGGAAGGTAGATTTCAAGAAAGACATGGACTTTTGGCAACTGGACAAGTGGAATGGATTCTTTCCTGTAAAGTGGCACATAATAAAGGATGTCCCCAATAGTCAGTTGCGGCACATCATACTTGAGAACAATGATAACAAACCTGTGACATATAGTAGAGATACACAGGAG ATAGGATTGAAACAAGGCTTAGAAATGCTAACCATTTTCAAGAATTTTCCAATTAAAACCTCAATGTTGGATGATTTTAACTTCTATGAAGAGCGGGAGAGGACACTGCATACCAGGAAGGGCAATAAGCCCTCATCATCTCCGGAGATGGAGGTGTACAGGAACGATGGTCTAACG CCGAAGCATTTGGAAGCAGGAGTCAAGAAAGTTGAACTTGCGTCAACAAAGGCCAAGAGAAATTCTGATCCCAAGACATCTCTCGTTGCCCTCACAAAAAATCTCTCGCTCAATTCACAAATGCCAAAAAGAAGTGCTGGAAAGGATTCAATTAAAGAGTCAAACATATCTATCGTCACTGCTAGACCGCAGGGTTAG
- the LOC122070066 gene encoding YTH domain-containing protein ECT4-like isoform X3 gives MQSDNGSLVYYVPGYNPYVSGPLMGVDGQCVGQQPFFTSSGYLQPPVAYGSEAMPPYSWDSIFVGDALNGSAPGVTGPKANSSSSAPIPVVKSKDLKSIKTNGSAVPLDSKSRLSTASSNFSKSALPNQNLKAFNKVLPQLGSNFQSAGFGKGFDPMRKFSSFSNQGQGFFPQNGGMNYRPNGRTWAGSDRFKLIDNFYQTRQFEPSRELNCGPRAQKFGPLNSTAEKDNVGLTVPSDRFNLQDFKTTFENAKFFVIKSYNEDDIHKSIKYDVWSSTPNGNKKLDAAFHDAETKSSETSTKCPVFLFFSVNGSGQFVGVAEMIGKVDFKKDMDFWQLDKWNGFFPVKWHIIKDVPNSQLRHIILENNDNKPVTYSRDTQEIGLKQGLEMLTIFKNFPIKTSMLDDFNFYEERERTLHTRKGNKPSSSPEMEVYRNDGLTPKHLEAGVKKVELASTKAKRNSDPKTSLVALTKNLSLNSQMPKRSAGKDSIKESNISIVTARPQG, from the exons ATGCAATCGGACAATGGTTCTCTTGTTTATTATGTGCCTGGATATAACCCATATGTTTCAGGGCCTTTGATGGGTGTTGATGGGCAATGTGTTGGTCAACAACCATTCTTTACTTCATCGGGATATCTCCAGCCTCCTGTTGCCTATGGTTCAGAAGCAATGCCACCTTACTCATGGGATTCAATATTCGTTGGGGATGCCCTGAATGGATCTGCACCTGGAGTCACAGGTCCAAAGGCTAATTCTTCTAGTTCAGCTCCTATCCCCGTGGTGAAATCAAAAGACTTGAAGTCTATAAAGACAAATGGTTCTGCAGTTCCGTTGGATTCGAAGTCACGTCTTTCTACAGCCTCATCAAACTTCTCTAAATCAGCTCttccaaatcaaaatctcaAAGCCTTCAATAAG GTGCTGCCCCAGTTGGGTTCTAATTTTCAATCAGCTGGGTTTGGGAAAGGTTTTGATCCTATGAGAAAGTTCTCTTCATTCTCTAACCAAGGGCAAGGTTTCTTCCCGCAAAATGGTGGCATGAACTACAGACCAAATGGCCGGACCTGGGCTGGCAGCGACAGATTTAAGCTTATAGACAATTTTTATCAGACTAGACAGTTTGAACCCTCTAGGGAGCTAAACTGTGGACCTAGGGCACAAAAATTTGGTCCTTTGAACTCAACAGCTGAGAAGGATAATGTGGGTCTCACTGTTCCAAGCGATAGATTTAATCTCCAAGATTTTAAGACGACATTTGAGAATGCAAAATTCTTTGTCATAAAGTCCTACAATGAAGATGATATTCATAAGAGTATCAAGTATGATGTGTGGTCAAGTACTCCAAATGGAAATAAGAAGCTGGATGCAGCATTTCATGATGCAGAGACAAAATCGAGCGAGACAAGCACAAAGTGTcctgttttccttttcttctcg GTAAATGGAAGTGGGCAGTTTGTAGGCGTTGCTGAAATGATTGGGAAGGTAGATTTCAAGAAAGACATGGACTTTTGGCAACTGGACAAGTGGAATGGATTCTTTCCTGTAAAGTGGCACATAATAAAGGATGTCCCCAATAGTCAGTTGCGGCACATCATACTTGAGAACAATGATAACAAACCTGTGACATATAGTAGAGATACACAGGAG ATAGGATTGAAACAAGGCTTAGAAATGCTAACCATTTTCAAGAATTTTCCAATTAAAACCTCAATGTTGGATGATTTTAACTTCTATGAAGAGCGGGAGAGGACACTGCATACCAGGAAGGGCAATAAGCCCTCATCATCTCCGGAGATGGAGGTGTACAGGAACGATGGTCTAACG CCGAAGCATTTGGAAGCAGGAGTCAAGAAAGTTGAACTTGCGTCAACAAAGGCCAAGAGAAATTCTGATCCCAAGACATCTCTCGTTGCCCTCACAAAAAATCTCTCGCTCAATTCACAAATGCCAAAAAGAAGTGCTGGAAAGGATTCAATTAAAGAGTCAAACATATCTATCGTCACTGCTAGACCGCAGGGTTAG